The following coding sequences are from one Gemmatimonadaceae bacterium window:
- a CDS encoding ATP-binding protein has translation EISDTGSGIIPDDLPKIFEPFFTTRTTGTGLGLAIVRKAIHDHGGSITACSEPGKGTLFVISLPLDSSSESATSQYRLR, from the coding sequence CGAGATCAGCGATACCGGAAGCGGTATCATTCCCGACGATCTGCCGAAAATCTTTGAGCCGTTCTTTACGACGCGCACGACCGGCACAGGGTTGGGACTCGCCATCGTGCGTAAGGCGATTCACGACCACGGCGGCAGCATTACCGCTTGCTCCGAACCGGGCAAAGGCACGCTGTTTGTTATCAGTCTGCCGCTCGATAGCAGTTCGGAAAGCGCAACCAGTCAGTACCGCCTGCGGTAG